Within the uncultured Draconibacterium sp. genome, the region TTCCATAACCATGGGATTTATTGCCTTTGTGCTTTTTCTGATACCAAAAACCCGTAAAAACTTTGTTACGCTAAACATTGGAGCAGTTTTAATTTACGCCAGTGTTTACGTTGAAAAAGGAATTGCCCTGATCATTCCCGGATTTACGCCGGATGTTTTAGGACAAATTTACGTTTACACACCATCAATGACAGAAATTAGAACGGCAGCAATGATCTTCTCGCTGGGATTTTTGCTTTTTACGTTCCTGGTAAAAATTGCCATTGCCATTGTTTTCGAGAATTACAGAATATCAGATATCAGCAAAAAAGAAAAACATTTAATTCGCGAAATACCAACAACTTAAAAAGTCATTCATCTTTAACACTATTTTCCAAAAGAATACACTCAGATTATTTAGAAACACTCTAAACTACTCCCTCGCATAAAGTTTTTCAACTTGCATGGGTTACAATATTATAGTTTACCGAACATAATTATAAACCCATGGAAAAAACCGGGCATAAAATTCATTAAACAATTTTCTTATGAAATTCATTAAAACCTTAGCATTCCTCATTTGTTTATTTGCTTCTCTGAACTGTTTTAGCCAGGTAAAAGTTACCAGCTACTCCATTTACGCCCTTGGAGTTTCGAACACATTCAATGAAATCTTTAGTGGTGAAATAAAAGTATTTACAAACCAGGGGAGCCTTGAGAACACCAGTATTGAACTGAGTGGCAGTTATAATTTTCAACCACAGGAATACCACCGGTTTTCAGTTGGTGCCGGATTTGGACTTATTCCTGAATCAGGCGAACAGGCCTTTTTCTCCATTCCGCTTACTTTGGAAATTTTTCCTATACAATCGTTTAAACAACTCTCTTTTGTGATTGAAGCTGCACCGGAAATTTATTTTAACGACGATAATCTTAATCTCCGGCATTTGTGGGGTATCAGGTATTCGTTCTCCAAATAATATTAATTGTTTACACGAATCGTATTAACAAAAAAGCAGTCGCTTTTCTGCCTATTTTCAATCAGTGATGGCTGCCTTGCTCTCTTTAGGTCTTTCTGCTTATCTATCCTGATAGTTCTTTCAGAACATGTACATAATTTCAAAATTTTGTATAAACCTCGCTCCTAAAAATACAGAACAAAATAATACCTTTTTATCCTGTATATCAATTAGTTTATCTCAACTTTAAAAGTAGCCCCAATAAACATGATTTTTGTTAACATTCATCAAAAAGCATTGGCATTCTGAGGCTCAATTCTTTAAAACCCCTAATTTTGCCACTCGATTTTCAATAACAATTTTCAACATGGCAGATAAAGAGCAAAAACTGTTCACCGATTTTGCACCCATCACAACAGAAGAGTGGGAAGCAAAAATTAATGCCGATTTAAAAGGCAAAGACTACGAGCGCTCTCTCGTTTGGAAAACTTACGAGGGTTTCAAAGTACGCCCGTATTACCGTCAGGAAAACCTTGCAGGAAAAGACTACCTGGAAAGCTTACCGGGAGAATTTCCATATGTGCGGGGAAACAATAAAACCAACAACGATTGGTTCATTCGTCAAAACATCTTTGTTACCGATTTTGAAGAAGCTAACAAAAAAGCTTTAGAAGTGCTTGGAAAAGGTATTACCTCTTTGGGATTCCTTTTCAGCGAATGTGGTTCGGTTACCAAGGAAAGCCTGGGTGTGTTGCTAAAAGACATTTGTCTGGAAGCAGCCGAAGTTAACCTGGTTTGCCCTTGCGATAACAACAACTACGCTGAAGCTTTTGCAGCTTACGTAGCAGAAGGTAAATGGGACAACGATAAAGTGATCGCTTCGGCGTCCCTCGATCCTATTGGTACTTTCGTTTTAAAAGGTAAACTGGAAGAAGATGCAGTAGCAAACCTGGTTCCGGCTGTAGAGGCTGCAAAAGCCGTTAAGAATTTCCGAGTAATTGGCGTTCACGGAAAATTCTTCGCCAACAGCGGATCATCAATCGCTCAGGAGTTGGCGTTCGCGCTGGCACAAGGTGCTGAGTACTTAACACAATTAACCGAAGCCGGTGTTAGTGTTGACGATGCAGCCAGAGCGATTAAATTCAACATGGGTATCAGCAACAACTATTTTATGGAAATAGCCAAGTTGCGTGCCGGCCGACTTTTATGGTCGAAGATTGTTGAAGCTTACGGACCGGAGTGCAAGTGTTCGGCAAAAATGATCGTTCACAGCGAAACCAACCGTTTCAACAAAACGGTTTACGATCCGTATGTAAACATGCTGCGTACACAAACCGAAGCTATGTCGGCCACTTTGGGTGGTGCACACTCGGTTACTGTACTTCCTTTTAACGCTATTTACGAAGAAACAACTCCGTTCTCGGAGCGTATTGCTCGTAACCAGCAAATCCTGTTAAAAGAAGAATCGCACTTCGATAAGATTGCCGATCCTTCAGCAGGTTCGTACTACATTGAAACACTTACTGAAGCGTTAGCCGACCAGGCCTGGGAGCTTTTCCTTGCGGTTCAGGAAAAAGGTGGTTTCATTGCTGCTTTCAAAGAAGGTTTTGTTCAGGCTGAAGTTAAAGCAATGGCTGCTGACCGTGATAAAAAGATCGCTCAGCGTCGTGAAAACCTGTTAGGAACCAACCAGTTCCCTAACTTCACTGAAGAAATGAAAGCTGATTTCGATGGTTCGTTGTTCGAAGCAATTGACCTTACTGAAGAAGGTGCTGAAGTGGAAACACTGAAACCTTACCGCGGTGCTCAACCATTTGAGACATTGCGTTACACAACCGATATGTACGCACGCGAGAACAAACGCCCGCTGGCATTTATGCTTACCATTGGTAACCTTACTTTCCGTAAGGCACGCGCACAGTTCGCATGCAACTTCTTTGCAGTTGCCGGTTTCGATGTACAGGATAATAACGGATTCGCAACAGTTGAAGAAGGTGTTGTTGCAGCAAAAGCAGCCGGCGCCGACATTGTTGTGGTTTGTAGTTCGGATGATGAGTATGCTGAAATTGCCCCTGCAGTAGCTGAGCAGTTGGGTGAAGAAATTTTGGTTGTTGCCGGAGCTCCTGCTTGTGCAGACGAGTTGAAAGCCAAAGGTATCACAAACTTCATTCACGTAAAAAGCAACATTCTTGAGGAACTGAAGGGATATCAAAATAAACTGGGAATATAAAACAACAGATGCTAGATACTGGTCGCTGGATGCTGGATAAGAAATCCAGTATCGAGAATCCAGAATCAAGTATCAAATATCTGAAATTATGAAGCCAGATTTTAAAAATATAAATATCAAAGCAGCGGCGGCACAGAAAGACCTGGCCGAATGGACTGCGAAAAATAACATCAAAAAAGACTGGGTAACACCGGAACAGATTCCTGTTAAACCGGTTTACACCAAAGAAGACCTTGAAGGCATGGAGCACCTGAACTATGCAGCAGGTTTGGCACCTTACCTTCGCGGACCTTACTCGGCAATGTATGCTATGCGTCCATGGACAATCCGTCAATACGCAGGTTTCTCAACTGCCGAAGAATCAAACGCATTCTACCGTCGTAACCTTGCGGCCGGTC harbors:
- a CDS encoding methylmalonyl-CoA mutase family protein — protein: MADKEQKLFTDFAPITTEEWEAKINADLKGKDYERSLVWKTYEGFKVRPYYRQENLAGKDYLESLPGEFPYVRGNNKTNNDWFIRQNIFVTDFEEANKKALEVLGKGITSLGFLFSECGSVTKESLGVLLKDICLEAAEVNLVCPCDNNNYAEAFAAYVAEGKWDNDKVIASASLDPIGTFVLKGKLEEDAVANLVPAVEAAKAVKNFRVIGVHGKFFANSGSSIAQELAFALAQGAEYLTQLTEAGVSVDDAARAIKFNMGISNNYFMEIAKLRAGRLLWSKIVEAYGPECKCSAKMIVHSETNRFNKTVYDPYVNMLRTQTEAMSATLGGAHSVTVLPFNAIYEETTPFSERIARNQQILLKEESHFDKIADPSAGSYYIETLTEALADQAWELFLAVQEKGGFIAAFKEGFVQAEVKAMAADRDKKIAQRRENLLGTNQFPNFTEEMKADFDGSLFEAIDLTEEGAEVETLKPYRGAQPFETLRYTTDMYARENKRPLAFMLTIGNLTFRKARAQFACNFFAVAGFDVQDNNGFATVEEGVVAAKAAGADIVVVCSSDDEYAEIAPAVAEQLGEEILVVAGAPACADELKAKGITNFIHVKSNILEELKGYQNKLGI